The genomic interval GCTTCGAATATTGATAAAGACTGGAACTGGATTTCATCTCACAATGATTTGGGAGTTGATATGAAGAATATTTCTGAAGACTATTCTTTATTGGCAATTCAAGGGCCAAAAGCGGTTGAAGCAATGCAATCTTTGACTTCTGTTGATTTATCTGCTATTACATATTACCATTTTGAAGTGGGCGATTTTGCAGGTTTTAATGATGTAATTATCTCTGCTACTGGATATACTGGTTCTGGAGGTTTTGAAATTTACTGCAAAAACGCTGATGCTGAAGCAATTTGGAATAAAGTTTTTGAAGCTGGAGCATCTTTCGGAATTAAACCAATTGGTCTTGCGGCGCGTGATACTTTACGTCTGGAAATGGGATTCTGTTTGTATGGAAATGATATTAACGATACTACTTCTCCACTTGAGGCTGGTTTAGGATGGATTACTAAATTTTCTAAAGATTTTACTAATTCTGAAGCGCTTAAAAAACAAAAAGAAGCTGGAGTTACCAGAAAATTAGTTGCTTTTGAAATGCAGGAACGTGCGGTGCCAAGACACGACTACGAAATTGTTGACGCTTCTGGCGAAGTGATCGGAATTGTAACTTCTGGAACTATGTCGCCTTCTATGAATAAAGGAATTGGTTTAGGATATGTAACTGTTGCAAATAGCGCGATTGATAGTGATATTTTTATTCGAATCAGAAAAAATGATGTTGCTGCTAAAGTGGTAAAATTGCCTTTTTATAAAAAGTAATTTTTCAAACTCATATATTTCAAAAAAGCATTACCGTAAAAAGTAATGCTTTTTTTGTTTTAAAGCCGTTTTTATAATTTGTCTTTTCGACGGAAAAAAACTTTTGGTTGTCGATATTTAAAGAAAAATACGGTATTTTCTAAAAAAATTAGTGTAACTTTAATGGTAAACATTGAATTTCCGTTTATGAAAAAGGTTTCACTACTCCTATTTTTGCTGACATCAACTTTCATTTTTGGTCAGAACAGTGCAGAAACTTGTGAAATATTAAACAAAATAAATGCCCTTGTTCAAACGGAACATTTTAGACCAAAACCTGTTGACGACAGCTTATCGGTTTTCGTTTTTGATAATCTCATTAACGAATTAGATCCTTCGCGTAACATTTTTTTGAAAAGTGAATATGACGAAATGGCAAAAAAATATCGCTATAATTTAGATGATTTAATTCTAAAAAACGATTGCAGTTTTCTTAGCGAAATCAAAACTACTTATACAAATGGTCTTTTGCGGACTAAAAAAGTATTAGAAAAAATTCAGACTTTACCGATCGATTACGATAAAAAAGACACGATTCGTTTTTACAAAAAGTCTTTTGCTTTTTATCTTAAAAAAGAAGACGTAGAAAAAGTCTGGATTAAAAAATTACGCTATCAAATATTAGATGATATCGCCGAAATGAGCGACAATTTAGATTCTTTAAAAACCAATTTTAAATCTATTGAAACTGTTTCAAAAAGTAAGATTGTAACCAACGAAATATGTCGTTTTAGCACTTTATTAGAAAGCAATACAAAACAGGAAGAAAAATTATATAATTTCTTTTGCACTTATTTTGATCCGCATACGGCTTATTTTAGCGATGATTCTAAAAACAGTTTTATGGCTTCTTTGTCCAAGGAACATTTATCTCTCGGAATGACTGTTAACTTAAATGAAAAAAATGAAATTATTATTGATGAGGTCGATCCGAAAGGTCCTGCTTATCAAACTGGACAGGTAAAAAAAGGAGATCAGATTATTTCAATTTCTAATCAAAAAGAAACTTTACAGGTTTCTTGCGCTTCGTTAGAATCCATCTCAACCATGATTTTATCGGAAACCAACAAACATATTACATTGACTTTGAAACGTAATTCAGGTAAAAGTTTTGATGTTTATATTGAGAAACAAGTAATGAAAGACGAAGAAAATTCGGTTTTCAGTTTCATGATTGGAAAGGAAAGTAAAGTTGGATATATCAAAATTCCAAGTTTTTATGCAGACTTAGACGGAAATAGTCAAAAAGGCTGCGCTGATGATGTTGCTCACGAAGTGATAAAATTAGTAAGAGATAACGTGAAAGGTCTTGTTATCGATCTAATTGATAATGGCGGAGGCTCGATGGAAGAAGCGATAAAATTGGCTGGAATGTTTGTAGATTCTGGACCGATTTCTATCGTGGTTGATAATAAAAAAGATAAAGCTGTAATTAACGATCCAATAAAAGGTGTTATTTACAGAGGTCCGATTGTTGTTTTAGTGAATAGCAATACGGCTTCGGCGAGCGAGTTTTTTGCATCAACTATGCAAGATTATAATCGTGCTTTATTATTAGGGAGCAATACGCTCGGAAAAGCAACTATGCAGACTATTCTTCCGCTTGAAGAAGACAAGAGTACAGATTTCTTAAAAATTACGATTAATAAATTTTACAGAATTACAGGAAAAAGCCATCAATATGTTGGCGTAACACCAGATGTTGTTCTTCCTGAATTTTATGAAGATATTTATCAGAAAGAAAGCGATTTTCCGACAGCATTGAAAAATGACAGCATTGAGCCTTTTTTGAAGTATAGAACATATGTCAAACGTAATTTGATTGACAAAATAGCTAAAAACAGCTCGACAAGACTTGCTGATAATTATTTCTTTAATAATATCAAGAAAGTTAATCTTAAAATAGATCAGCTTATAAATACTCCAAAATCAGAACTTCCGATGACATTGGATGCTATTTTTAAGCAGAAAAAGACTTTTGATGCTCTCTGGACAGAGATTAACATGTTTAATGATGAAAACAATCCGTTAGATATTTACAATTCAAGTATTAATCAATTTCTATTAGGTGCTTATCCAACCGATAAAACAATTAATCAATATCAAATGGACAATCTTAAAAAGAATCCGTATCTTAATGAAGCTGTAAATATTATCAACGAATTTAACAGCGGGGCTAAATAGATTGGTTTCAAGTTTAAAGTTTCAGGTTTAACCGCAAAGTTTGCTAAGAAAATTTAAGCTAATTTTCAGAAAACAGCAAAGTTCGCAAAGCAATACATATATAGCTTTGCGAACTTTGTATTTAGAAATGAATTTTTAACAAAAACCTTAGCGCACTTTGCGTTTAAACTCAACACAATCCACTAAACCTGAAACCTGAAACCTAAAACTTCAAACAAAATAAAACAATAAAAAAAGAGCAATTTTGTTTTTGGAAAAATAAGGAATAACCGTATTTTTGCATCACAAAAACTAATTATTAGAAATGGGAAGAGCGTTCGAATTTAGAAAAGGAAGAAAAATGAAACGTTGGTCTGCAATGGCCAAAACATTTACCAGAATCGGTAAAGATATCGTTATGGCTGTTAAAGAAGGCGGTCCAAACCCAGACGCCAATTCTAGATTAAGAGCTGTAATACAAAATGCGAAGGCTGCCAACATGCCAAAAGACAATGTGGAGCGCGCAATTAAAAATGCAAGTAATAAAGATACTGCTAACTATAAAGAAATTTTGTTTGAAGGATACGCTCCTCACGGAATTGCTATCTTAATTGAAACAGCATCTGACAATAATAACAGAACTGTAGCTAATATTCGCAGTTATTTCAACAAATGCAACGGAACAATGGGAACTCAAGGTTCTGTTGAGTTTATGTTTGATCATACTTGCAACTTTAGAATTGCTAACAACGGACTTGACGCTGAAGAATTAGAATTAGAATTAATCGATTTTGGTGCTGAAGAAGTTTTTGAAGACGAAGACGGAATTTTAATCTACGCTCCTTTTGGAAGTTTTGGTGCTATCCAGAAAGAATTAGAAAACAGAGGTTTAGAAATTCTATCTTCTGGTTTTGAGCGTATTCCGCAAATCACAAAAGAATTAACTGAAGCTCAAATCGCTGACGTTGAAAAACTAATCGAAAAAATAGAAGAAGATGATGATGTTATGAACGTTTATCATACTATGCAAGAATCATAGTTCACTTCTTTTAATTGATACAAAAGCTTTAGATTTTTCTAAAGCTTTTTTGTTTTAAAGAACTTTAACTTTTTAAATTCAATAAAAAAATTATATTTGCCAATATCAGAAATAGATTAATTTAAAACCTACATTTATGCAATCCTCAAAATTTATGAAATTTGCTGTAATAGCTCTAGTGATATTATTTATTGTCATCAGTGTAATTAGCTAAAAAAATACAAGCCTTCTAGATTTTAGAAGGCTTTTTCTTTATTACACGTATTTAAAGAAAACCATTTTTGGCAATCAAAATTTAGTAAAGAAATTCTATTTAAAATCACTTTAAACTAAGATCCGATTAATAAAGTGACCTATTTGCTACTATATTTGTGCAACCTCAAATTTAAAAAAATGCAAACATCTAAAATTACTCGAATTGCAGTCGTAGCACTAGTTCTTTTATTTTTATTACTAAGTGTAATCAGTTGCAGTGTTCATTCGCATACAAACACTACTCCAACTACAGGAAAAAAAATACCACCTGGACAAGCCAAAAAAATGAATGGAGATAAAAGCGCAAAAGCTTACGCTCCTGGACAGCAGAAAAAACGATAAAAAAAAGCCTTCTGAAAATTCAGAAGGCTTTTTTTTTTGCTTATTTTTTAGCAGCCGAATTTGATATTTTTATCAGATATGTTCCGTCTGGCAAATCGCCAATATTAATTGTATTTGTTTCTAATATTCTTTTTCCTTCAGAATAAACTTCGATATTTTTAGCTTTAGTTTCTGCCGAAGAAGCAACAACTGGAGGAGCTAGCTGTGCTTTTGCTGAAGGAGCGACGGCTTTTTTGGGTGTATTTGCAACTTGAGTTGTTTGTGGCGCTACAATAGTTGGTTTAGAACTATTATACGCTTCTAAAACTTGCTCATCTGTCATTGCTACGCTGTATAACTTTAGATCATCAATATCTGCGTTTATACTAGTTGCCGTATTTAATTTTCCAAGGCTTAGAATATAACCTTTTGCTGAACGCTGAATTCCTTCTACAGCTTTTAATAATTCACCATTACGGTAAATTTTGGAGACATTTCCCTCATAAGTAACGCTGTACATGTACCACGTTTCTTTTACAAGAGGAACGGAAACCACGAGATTATTTGCATCTCCCCAACCAACTAGACTTAAATCTGAAAGACCTGAAGTTGCAGGTTGTTGTATTAATGCAAAATATTGTCCATTTACTGGCGCTCCGTAATTAAAAATATAATTTGCCGTATTTACTGTATTGAACTTTACCCAAACAGAAATTGTCTTTGGTTTGTTTGCCTGCGGAAGTTCGCCTACAACAGCCTGAAGAGCTTTATTTGTCAATCTCAATGCACCTTTTGCAATTCCGTTCCGATCATTTACAAAAACAGGAGTTCCTAAAAAGGAAATTGAATTATCAGCACTATTTAAATTTCCATTGAAATTAAATTCCTGTACAGGATTTTGTGCATTTGAATTTAAAAAACTTACAAACATTAACGTGAGTAATATTTTTTTCATATTTATAGCTTTTATCAGAATAGAAGAAGTTAACGGCAAATATCAGGTAATGAAAATTTTAAATAATCAAAATGAATAGTCAAATTTTTCCTTTTACAATTTTCATAATTTTTGTTAAATCTATAATTTTAATTCAACACCAACAAATAATTCCTACACATAAATAACGAATTCTCACAAAAATCATTTTACATGCCTTTCAGCGATATTAGGCAAAAAAAATTAATTGTTCCTAAAACTTATTTTAAGAAAATATTACATCTCGTTTTTAAAAAAAATTAGATTAGAACAAAAACAATAAAAGCCTTCTAGCTTCCTAGAAGACTTTTATTCACTATTTCAAAAAAATTAATTGCTTTCGCAATAAAAAACTAATATTTAAAATTAAGTAAAGCCATTTTATTTAGATGTGATTTTTTTAGATGGATTAGTGCTTATTTTCAACAAATAAGTACCCTCTGGAAGATCATTAATATTCATCGCATTTCCACCCACTAATTTTTGCCCCTGAGAATATATCTCAACACTTTTTGTTGTATTAACATCGCCTGACGTTATAATGTTGCCATTTGCTGGTTTAACAATTTTTCCTTTAACCACAGTAGCTTTTGTTTGCTCAACTTGAGTTGTAGCAACCGAAAGAACCGGTTTCTCTTTCTCATACAAATCTTTAATCTGATCTGGAGTCATTGCAAAATCATAAATTTTTAAATCGTCTACATCAGCATTAATTCCGATTGTCGTATTGATTTCTCCTAATCTAAAAACATTACCATTTGTAGATCTAGTCATTCCCTCTAAATACTTTAACAATTTTCCGTCACGATATATTTTTGAAGTAACTCCTTCATATGTAATCGTATAATTATACCAAACATATTTTTCAAGCGGTGTAGAAACAATAACATCATTAGAAGCTCCCCACGCTGCTAAACTCAAATCTGAGTTAGAAGAAGACGTTCCTTGCTGTAATAAACCGCAATATTGCGCATTATAAGCATTTCCATAACCCCAAATATAATTGGCATTAGCGATATCATTAAATTTAACCCAGATACTAATTGTTCTTGCTGCTCTTCCTTGAGGAACGTTATCAATTACAGCTTCTAAGGCTTTATTATTTAGTCTTTGAGCACCTTTTACATTTCCTGACCTATCCGTCACAAAATTATCGGTTCCCATAAATGAGATTGTGTTTGCGGTATTGTTTAAAGTACCATTAAAATTAAATTCTTGAATTGGTGTTTGCGCATTAACATTCAAATAACATACAAACAATAGTGTAAGTAGTAATTTTTTCATAATAGTTAGATTTTGGGATTAAACACTCATGTTATTTTAACATAGTGCTAAACTAGACTATTATGAATTTTGCCGAAAAAAATTCCGACAACTTACCTAAATACTCGTTAAAACAACGAATTTCAATTGTTTTTATCGTTGAAATACGGTTTTATGCTTTATTTAAATATTATTAAAATTATAAGTTTAAATTAAATAGATTAATAATTTCTTACGTATTAATACGGTAAATTATCAATATTTTAAAATATAAAACATACCGTTTCCTAAAGTGAAAAACAAAAAAAACTCCATTCAAATTAAGAATGGAGTTTTTTAATATTTTAGAAAGTAAAAAACTTACTTTACAAATTCAATTTTTTGAGCTTCTTCTTCGTTAACACTATCAAAGAAACCTTGTTCATTCATCCAGTCATCACTAAATACTTTGCTCATGTAACGAGAACCGTGATCTGGGAAAATAGCAATAATGTTACTGTCTTTTGTAAACTCGCCTTCTTCTGCGTACTGCTTAATAGCTTGCATTACTGCTCCAGAAGTATATCCAACAAATAAACCTTCTTTACGAGTAATCTCTCTTGCAGAGTGAGCACTTTCTTCGTCGGTTACTTTCATGAATTTATCAATAATATCAAAATCTGTAGCTGACGGGATTAAGTTTTTACCTAAACCTTCAATACGATAAGGGTAAATTTCTTTGCTGTCAAATTCTTTTGTTTCGTGGTATTTTTTCAATACAGATCCAAAAGCATCAACTCCTAGTATTCTAATATTTGGATTTTTTTCTTTTAAGAATTTTGCAGTTCCAGAGATAGTTCCTCCTGTTCCGCTGCAAGCAACTAAGTGCGTAATTTGTCCTTTTGTCTGTTCCCAAATTTCTGGACCTGTAGTGTTGTAGTGAGCATCAATATTTAATTGGTTAAAATATTGATTAATATAAACTGATCCTTTTGTTTCTTCGTGTAAACGTTTTGCTACATTATAGTATGATCTTTCGTCATCTGCAGAAACGTGAGCTGGACATACATACACTTTAGCTCCTAAACTTCTTAGCATGTCAATTTTATCTTTTGATGATTTTGAACTTACTGCTAAAATACAATTGTAACCTTTAATAATGCTTACCATTGCTAAACTAAATCCTGTATTTCCAGATGTTGTCTCAATAATGGTATCTCCTGGCGAAAGAATTCCTCGTTTCTCGGCTTCTTCAATAATATACAATGCTATTCTATCTTTTGAGGAATGACCTGGATTGAAAGCTTCTACCTTTGCGTAGAAATTCCCTTCTAACTCTTCGGTGATTTTATTTAGTTTAATAAGCGGGGTGTTACCTATTAACTCTAAAACATTATTATAAGCGGTTATTTCTTCTTTCATAAAAAAATAGTTAATCAAAGGCCTTTTTAAATTAACCTTGATAGGTTGCAAATTTAACAAAAAAAATCTAATTAGCTTTTAATTTTTTCTAAATCTAACAAAAAACTAAATTCTTTTGCTAAGTCTTTCAAAGCCTCAAAACGTCCCGAAGCCCCGCCATGACCTGCGTCCATGTTCGTATCTAAAAACAAAAGTTTATCATTTGTTTTCAAATCTCTCAATTTTGCAACCCACTTAGCTGGCTCCCAATACTGTACCTGCGAATCATGCAATCCGGTAGACACATACATGTTAGGATATTCCTGCGCTTTTACATTATCGTAAGGTGAATACGACAACATATAATCGTAATATTTTTTGTTATTTGGGTTCCCCCATTCGTCATACTCTCCGGTTGTAAGCGGAATACTGTCATCCAGCATTGTGGTAATTACGTCTACAAAAGGCACCTGAGCGATGACTCCATTATATAATTTTGGAGCTTCATTAACAATAACTCCCATTAAAAGTCCGCCTGCAGATCCTCCTTCCGCATATAAATGCTCTGGAGAAGTATACTTTTGGTCTATTACAAATTTAGAGCAATCGATGAAATCTGTAAAGGTATTTTTCTTTTTTAACAGTTTTCCATCTTCGTACCATTGTCTTCCTAAGTCTTCACCTCCTCGAATATGCGCGATTGCGTAAATAAATCCGCGATCAAGAAGTGATAATCTGGTGGAAGAAAAATAAGTATCCATTGTAATTCCGTACGAACCATAAGCATAAAGCAACAATGGATTTTTGCCATTTTTCTCTAATCCTTTTCTATAAATCATCGAAATTGGCACTTTTACGCCGTCTCTTGCCGTTGCCCAAACTCGTTCTTCTACATAATTATCTTTATCAAATTTTCCGCCTAAAACCTGTTGTTCTTTTAAGATTTCTTTGGTTTTAGTCTTCATATTAAAATCAATTATAGAAGACGGCGTTGCCAATGATTGGTAACTATAACGCAAAATATCGGTGTCAAAATCTACGTTTGTTGTTGTGTAAGCATTATATGTTTCACTGCCAAAAGGAAGATAATAATCTGCCTCACCATTCCAAGGCATGATTCGAATATGGTTTAATCCGTTCGAACGCTCTTCTACAACTAAATAATTTTTAAAGATTTCGATATCTTCCAATAAAACATCTTCTCTGTGCGGAATAAGATCTACCCAGTTTTTCTTTCCCGTTTTGTTTTCAGGAGTTTTCATCAACTTGAAATTCGTCGCCTTATCTTTATTAGTTAAAATATAAAACGAATCTTCGTAATGCGAAATACTATATTCTAACCCACGTACACGTGGCTGAAAAACAGCAAATTCTCCATCTGGATTATTAGAATTCAAAATTCTATATTCTGTCGTCAATGTGCTTCCAGAACCAATAACAATATATTTTTTTGACTTTTCTTTACTGATAGACACATTAAAAGTATCATCAATTTCATCATAAACCAAAATATCTTTATCTGAAGCTGTATTTAATTTATGTTTAAAAACTTTGTCTGCTCTTAGCGTCGTTTCGTCTTGTCTAACATAAAAAATAGTATTATTATCATTTGCCCAAACTGAAGCTCCTGTAACATTTTCTACTTTATCTGCTAAAATTTCGCCAGTTTCTAAATTTTTAATTTGAATAGTATAAATTCTTCTTCCGACAATATCCACTCCAAAACTGGCAAATTTATTATCAGGACTGATACTCAAACCTCCTAATTTGAAATAAGCATGTCCTTTTGCCATTTCATTACAATTGAAAAGAATTTCTTCTTCAGCGGAAAGACTTCCTTTTTTTCTTGCGAAAATTGGATAATCTTGACCTGTTTCAAAACGCGTAATGTAAAAATATCCATTATAAAAATACGGAACTGAAGAATCGTCTTCTTTTATTCTCCCTTTCATTTCTTCAAATAGATTATCTTTTAAATCCTTGGTATGAGCAGTCATA from Flavobacterium sp. YJ01 carries:
- a CDS encoding LamG-like jellyroll fold domain-containing protein, producing the protein MKKLLLTLLFVCYLNVNAQTPIQEFNFNGTLNNTANTISFMGTDNFVTDRSGNVKGAQRLNNKALEAVIDNVPQGRAARTISIWVKFNDIANANYIWGYGNAYNAQYCGLLQQGTSSSNSDLSLAAWGASNDVIVSTPLEKYVWYNYTITYEGVTSKIYRDGKLLKYLEGMTRSTNGNVFRLGEINTTIGINADVDDLKIYDFAMTPDQIKDLYEKEKPVLSVATTQVEQTKATVVKGKIVKPANGNIITSGDVNTTKSVEIYSQGQKLVGGNAMNINDLPEGTYLLKISTNPSKKITSK
- the gcvT gene encoding glycine cleavage system aminomethyltransferase GcvT, which translates into the protein MKNTALTHIHEGLGAKMLPFAGYNMPITYEGVNAEHETVRNGVGVFDVSHMGEFLLTGPNALALIQKVTSNDASTLTIGRAQYSCLPNNEGGIVDDLIIYKMKEEQYLLVVNASNIDKDWNWISSHNDLGVDMKNISEDYSLLAIQGPKAVEAMQSLTSVDLSAITYYHFEVGDFAGFNDVIISATGYTGSGGFEIYCKNADAEAIWNKVFEAGASFGIKPIGLAARDTLRLEMGFCLYGNDINDTTSPLEAGLGWITKFSKDFTNSEALKKQKEAGVTRKLVAFEMQERAVPRHDYEIVDASGEVIGIVTSGTMSPSMNKGIGLGYVTVANSAIDSDIFIRIRKNDVAAKVVKLPFYKK
- a CDS encoding S9 family peptidase, translated to MKKLILFCWLYTIFATSYLKINAQSMQNDISAPKAKIIPKTLKKHKESRVDNYFWLNDRENSEVIDYLNQENAYYESMTAHTKDLKDNLFEEMKGRIKEDDSSVPYFYNGYFYITRFETGQDYPIFARKKGSLSAEEEILFNCNEMAKGHAYFKLGGLSISPDNKFASFGVDIVGRRIYTIQIKNLETGEILADKVENVTGASVWANDNNTIFYVRQDETTLRADKVFKHKLNTASDKDILVYDEIDDTFNVSISKEKSKKYIVIGSGSTLTTEYRILNSNNPDGEFAVFQPRVRGLEYSISHYEDSFYILTNKDKATNFKLMKTPENKTGKKNWVDLIPHREDVLLEDIEIFKNYLVVEERSNGLNHIRIMPWNGEADYYLPFGSETYNAYTTTNVDFDTDILRYSYQSLATPSSIIDFNMKTKTKEILKEQQVLGGKFDKDNYVEERVWATARDGVKVPISMIYRKGLEKNGKNPLLLYAYGSYGITMDTYFSSTRLSLLDRGFIYAIAHIRGGEDLGRQWYEDGKLLKKKNTFTDFIDCSKFVIDQKYTSPEHLYAEGGSAGGLLMGVIVNEAPKLYNGVIAQVPFVDVITTMLDDSIPLTTGEYDEWGNPNNKKYYDYMLSYSPYDNVKAQEYPNMYVSTGLHDSQVQYWEPAKWVAKLRDLKTNDKLLFLDTNMDAGHGGASGRFEALKDLAKEFSFLLDLEKIKS
- a CDS encoding LamG-like jellyroll fold domain-containing protein; translation: MKKILLTLMFVSFLNSNAQNPVQEFNFNGNLNSADNSISFLGTPVFVNDRNGIAKGALRLTNKALQAVVGELPQANKPKTISVWVKFNTVNTANYIFNYGAPVNGQYFALIQQPATSGLSDLSLVGWGDANNLVVSVPLVKETWYMYSVTYEGNVSKIYRNGELLKAVEGIQRSAKGYILSLGKLNTATSINADIDDLKLYSVAMTDEQVLEAYNSSKPTIVAPQTTQVANTPKKAVAPSAKAQLAPPVVASSAETKAKNIEVYSEGKRILETNTINIGDLPDGTYLIKISNSAAKK
- a CDS encoding carboxy terminal-processing peptidase — encoded protein: MKKVSLLLFLLTSTFIFGQNSAETCEILNKINALVQTEHFRPKPVDDSLSVFVFDNLINELDPSRNIFLKSEYDEMAKKYRYNLDDLILKNDCSFLSEIKTTYTNGLLRTKKVLEKIQTLPIDYDKKDTIRFYKKSFAFYLKKEDVEKVWIKKLRYQILDDIAEMSDNLDSLKTNFKSIETVSKSKIVTNEICRFSTLLESNTKQEEKLYNFFCTYFDPHTAYFSDDSKNSFMASLSKEHLSLGMTVNLNEKNEIIIDEVDPKGPAYQTGQVKKGDQIISISNQKETLQVSCASLESISTMILSETNKHITLTLKRNSGKSFDVYIEKQVMKDEENSVFSFMIGKESKVGYIKIPSFYADLDGNSQKGCADDVAHEVIKLVRDNVKGLVIDLIDNGGGSMEEAIKLAGMFVDSGPISIVVDNKKDKAVINDPIKGVIYRGPIVVLVNSNTASASEFFASTMQDYNRALLLGSNTLGKATMQTILPLEEDKSTDFLKITINKFYRITGKSHQYVGVTPDVVLPEFYEDIYQKESDFPTALKNDSIEPFLKYRTYVKRNLIDKIAKNSSTRLADNYFFNNIKKVNLKIDQLINTPKSELPMTLDAIFKQKKTFDALWTEINMFNDENNPLDIYNSSINQFLLGAYPTDKTINQYQMDNLKKNPYLNEAVNIINEFNSGAK
- a CDS encoding YebC/PmpR family DNA-binding transcriptional regulator, producing the protein MGRAFEFRKGRKMKRWSAMAKTFTRIGKDIVMAVKEGGPNPDANSRLRAVIQNAKAANMPKDNVERAIKNASNKDTANYKEILFEGYAPHGIAILIETASDNNNRTVANIRSYFNKCNGTMGTQGSVEFMFDHTCNFRIANNGLDAEELELELIDFGAEEVFEDEDGILIYAPFGSFGAIQKELENRGLEILSSGFERIPQITKELTEAQIADVEKLIEKIEEDDDVMNVYHTMQES
- a CDS encoding cysteine synthase family protein, whose translation is MKEEITAYNNVLELIGNTPLIKLNKITEELEGNFYAKVEAFNPGHSSKDRIALYIIEEAEKRGILSPGDTIIETTSGNTGFSLAMVSIIKGYNCILAVSSKSSKDKIDMLRSLGAKVYVCPAHVSADDERSYYNVAKRLHEETKGSVYINQYFNQLNIDAHYNTTGPEIWEQTKGQITHLVACSGTGGTISGTAKFLKEKNPNIRILGVDAFGSVLKKYHETKEFDSKEIYPYRIEGLGKNLIPSATDFDIIDKFMKVTDEESAHSAREITRKEGLFVGYTSGAVMQAIKQYAEEGEFTKDSNIIAIFPDHGSRYMSKVFSDDWMNEQGFFDSVNEEEAQKIEFVK